In Bradyrhizobium paxllaeri, the genomic stretch CGCCGCCAGGCGATCCCCTGGCACATCATGCCGCCGGATATGCGAAGGTCATGTGTTCCGCTGTATTCATGACCGGCCTGGCGCCCGACTTCGCGGCCGCAAATGTTGGGTTCTTCACGGCGCCCTACGGACTGCGCGCGAGGCTCGGCAAGCCCGTCATCGATCGCGCCAACAAGGCGGTCCATGTCACGCTTCCTAACGGCGTGACCCGTACCGCCAAATATCTCGGGAGCCAGGGGTGCGTCACGTTCCCGATCGGCGAGAACGCCGTGAATTTCAAGCCGGTCGCCGTCAAGAGCCGATTGCCCGATCCCGCAACCGAGCTGTGGCCCATCGGCGACATGCTGCCGCGGGAGCCGTTGCCGACAGAGATCGACGCCGAGAAACTCAATGCTGCCGTGGATGCCGCATTCCAGCCGGCCGAAGGATTGACCGCGGCATTCGTCGTGACGTGGAAAGGCCGCCTCATTGCCGAGCGCTACGCGGAAGGTATTACGGCGCAGACGCCGCTCGAAAGCTGGTCCATGGGCAAGAGCGTCACGGCAGCGCTCTTTGGCATTCTGGTCAAAGACGGCGTCTATGATTTGGACCAGCCGGCACCGATTCCTGAATGGCAAACGCCCGGCGACCCGCGCGCCCGAATACGCATCGCGGATCTCCTTCACATGTCGAGCGGGCTTCGGATCAGGGCGCCCCAAGACCCGGATTACGACCCAACGGGGCCTTACCCGGATCACGTTTATCTTTATACCGGCGGCATCAATTCCTTTCACTACGCGGCGACACGGCCATTGCAATGGCCTCCCAACACGGTCGGACGCTATCGCAACACCGATCCGGTCCTTATCAACTATCTGATCCGGCTCGGTGTCGAAAAACGCGGCGACGAATATCTCTCATTTCCTCAGCGGGTGCTGTTCGACAAGCTCGGCATTCGTACCATGGTGATCGAAACTGATCCGTTCGGAAATTTTCTGGGGCAAGGTTATGAGGTCGCTTCCGGGCGCGACTGGGCGCGGCTTGGCAATCTCTTTCTTCAGGGGGGCGTTTGGAACGGCGAGCGCATTCTCCCGGAGGGCTACACGACATTCGTCAGCACGCTTGCGCCCGCCTGGGCCGCGGACAATCGGCCGATCTATGGCGCTTTTTTCTGGCTCAACGGCGACGGGCAATATCCAGTCCCACGCGATGCCTATTACATGGCGGGCGCTGGCGGGCAGACCACGCTGATCATTCCCTCGCACGACCTCGTCGTCGCGCGTCTCGGGCACTATCGGGGCGCATCTTATGCCACTTCAGGCTTCAGCAAGGCGCTCGCGCTCCTGCTCGAGGCGGTGCCAAAAGCACAAAAGGCAGGGGCCCAATAATTGACGACGGAGCAGGACCTGGAAAAGTGACACAATCAAGAGCCAAGGGTTAACCTATGTCATCCGTGGCTGCAGTCTGCCGCGCGACTTTCGCCTCTGCGATAATTCCTTCCAGCCGTGAGATGTTTTCGAGCAGACGCTGGCTGGTCAGAACGAGGAAGTAATAGCCGAATTGCGGATTTTGAAAGTAGATCTCGAGCAGCTTTTCATAAGTTATGGTCAGCACTTGCCCGTCCTCTATGCA encodes the following:
- a CDS encoding serine hydrolase domain-containing protein gives rise to the protein MNRCLLMTILAALTGTAVAPQALANDALIARAKSFELDTPYVPPPGDPLAHHAAGYAKVMCSAVFMTGLAPDFAAANVGFFTAPYGLRARLGKPVIDRANKAVHVTLPNGVTRTAKYLGSQGCVTFPIGENAVNFKPVAVKSRLPDPATELWPIGDMLPREPLPTEIDAEKLNAAVDAAFQPAEGLTAAFVVTWKGRLIAERYAEGITAQTPLESWSMGKSVTAALFGILVKDGVYDLDQPAPIPEWQTPGDPRARIRIADLLHMSSGLRIRAPQDPDYDPTGPYPDHVYLYTGGINSFHYAATRPLQWPPNTVGRYRNTDPVLINYLIRLGVEKRGDEYLSFPQRVLFDKLGIRTMVIETDPFGNFLGQGYEVASGRDWARLGNLFLQGGVWNGERILPEGYTTFVSTLAPAWAADNRPIYGAFFWLNGDGQYPVPRDAYYMAGAGGQTTLIIPSHDLVVARLGHYRGASYATSGFSKALALLLEAVPKAQKAGAQ